From Nycticebus coucang isolate mNycCou1 chromosome 6, mNycCou1.pri, whole genome shotgun sequence, the proteins below share one genomic window:
- the LOC128589030 gene encoding 60S ribosomal protein L21-like — protein sequence MTNTKGKRRGTRYMFSRPFRKHGVDPLATYMRIYKKGDIVDIKGMGTVQKGMPHKCYHGKTGRVYNVTQPAVGIVVNKQVKGKILAKRINVRIEHIKHSKSRDSFLKRVKENDHKKKEAKEKGTWVQLKRQPAPPRETHFVRTNGKEPELLEPIPYEFMA from the coding sequence atgacaaacacaaagggaaagaggagaggcacccgatacatgttctctaggccttttagaaaacatggagttgatcctttggccacatatatgcgaatctacaagaaaggtgatattgtagacatcaagggaatgggtactgttcaaaaaggcatgccacacaaatgttaccatggcaaaactggaagagtttacaatgttacccagcctgctgttggcattgttgtaaacaaacaagttaagggcaagatcctcgcgaagaggattaatgttcgtattgagcatattaagcactctaagagccgagatagcttcctgaaacgtgtgaaggaaaatgatcacaaaaagaaggaagccaaagagaaaggtacctgggttcaactgaagcgccagcctgcgccacccagagaaacccactttgtgagaaccaatggaaaggagcctgagctcctggaacccattccctatgaattcatggcataa